The following coding sequences lie in one Moritella viscosa genomic window:
- a CDS encoding dihydrolipoyl dehydrogenase: protein MNMINVDVAVIGGGTAGLGAYRAAKAHSDNVVIIEGGPYGTTCARVGCMPSKLLIAAAESVHHIQKAPGFGIHPQGETVINGIEVMARVKSERDRFVGFVVEGVDEIPAQDKVSGYAKFLNNTTLLVDDHTQINAKRIVIATGSRPAYPAIWNELGDRLVINDDVFEWDDLPKSIAVFGPGVIGLELGQSLKRLGVEVIIFGLGGQVGPLTDPAVMAYANKSFNEEFYLDADVKVESMKRQGDHVEIKYLDHQQALQTVNVEYVLAATGRRPNVDKIGLQNTTLELDERGVPTADYYTMQTSVESIFISGDASNQIPLLHEAADQARIAGDNAGRFPQIRAGLRRSVISAVFTDPQIAMVGETYKQIIERLGNCGCFETGTVSFENQGRSRVMLRNKGLLHVYAEHGTGLFLGAEMIGPDAEHLAHLLAWAHQQKMTVSEMLDMPFYHPVIEEGVRTALRDLNAKLHLGPDMIKHCMDCGPGC from the coding sequence ATGAATATGATAAATGTAGATGTAGCAGTAATTGGCGGTGGCACAGCAGGACTAGGCGCATACCGTGCAGCAAAGGCACATTCAGATAATGTCGTGATTATCGAAGGTGGGCCTTATGGAACAACTTGTGCGCGTGTTGGTTGTATGCCATCGAAACTGCTGATTGCTGCAGCTGAAAGTGTACATCACATTCAAAAAGCACCAGGCTTTGGTATTCACCCACAAGGCGAAACCGTCATTAACGGTATAGAAGTTATGGCGCGAGTTAAAAGTGAGCGAGACCGTTTTGTTGGCTTTGTCGTCGAAGGTGTTGATGAAATCCCAGCTCAAGATAAAGTGTCTGGTTATGCAAAATTCTTAAATAATACTACATTACTTGTTGATGACCATACGCAAATAAACGCTAAACGTATTGTGATTGCAACGGGTTCACGTCCTGCTTATCCAGCTATATGGAACGAATTAGGCGACCGCCTTGTTATCAACGATGATGTCTTTGAATGGGATGATTTACCAAAATCAATCGCGGTGTTTGGGCCTGGAGTGATAGGTCTGGAACTAGGTCAGTCGTTAAAGCGCCTTGGTGTTGAAGTAATCATATTTGGTCTTGGTGGCCAAGTGGGTCCATTAACAGATCCAGCAGTCATGGCATATGCGAATAAATCATTTAATGAGGAATTCTACCTCGATGCCGATGTAAAAGTTGAAAGCATGAAACGTCAAGGTGACCATGTTGAAATTAAGTATTTAGATCATCAGCAAGCACTACAAACGGTTAATGTTGAATACGTTCTAGCAGCCACTGGACGTCGTCCAAATGTGGATAAAATTGGCCTACAAAATACCACCCTTGAACTGGATGAACGCGGGGTACCAACGGCAGATTATTACACCATGCAAACATCCGTAGAAAGTATCTTTATTTCGGGTGATGCCAGTAACCAAATACCACTATTACACGAAGCAGCCGACCAAGCACGTATTGCCGGTGATAACGCGGGACGTTTCCCACAAATCAGAGCGGGCTTACGTCGATCCGTTATATCAGCTGTATTTACAGACCCGCAGATTGCTATGGTAGGTGAAACATATAAACAAATCATCGAACGACTGGGTAACTGTGGTTGTTTTGAAACGGGGACCGTATCATTTGAAAACCAAGGCCGATCACGTGTAATGCTACGTAATAAAGGTTTGTTACATGTATATGCAGAACACGGCACAGGTCTTTTCTTAGGGGCTGAAATGATTGGCCCCGACGCCGAACATTTAGCGCATTTATTAGCGTGGGCACATCAACAAAAGATGACCGTATCAGAAATGCTAGACATGCCATTCTATCACCCCGTTATTGAAGAGGGTGTAAGAACAGCACTACGAGACCTCAATGCTAAACTACATTTAGGCCCAGATATGATTAAACATTGTATGGACTGTGGCCCTGGCTGCTAG
- a CDS encoding methyl-accepting chemotaxis protein, with amino-acid sequence MKFSDVSFKHKILMLLALPMLGFLWLSFSSISQSIETRKEMSTLTELTHLSVEYSELVHELQKERGMTAGFIGSNGSKFSVKLRKQRADTDAKQAKMMRFWQQNEFSDNQIQQLHMRITQDLSMLTSIRNKVDAQNIELASALRYYTQLNAKLLSVSGLIVDISSDASITAETIAYYNFLQGKERVGIERAVLSNVFSKDHFATDNFVKFISLVVEQETYFLNFKTFATSSNNNFFVQQLNTPAVKEVMKLRHIAETNSTEFNVDAEYWFSQASARIGQLKLIEDDLERSLLTLADNHRNSAVTVLMMNVVFSVLIIVIVVVISFITIRDLMSRVNELMDVMTEVRDNNDLTVQTKLAGESELGQIASALNLTLSEFAGAMDNISTSSITLASAAEETAQTCDYSSKSLAEQQDGISLIATAIEELSATVKEVAQNTQLTADSAKEVDTQAVSGFEIVQQSSLSIEGLACEIDSLAQRITNLHTSSNNITNMVDVIKSVADQTNLLALNAAIEAARAGEQGRGFAVVADEVRTLAKRTQESTAEIESFISALQADADAAFNVIEVSQTKASEAVSNSQDVAKTLQDITASVNQIFSMTEQIATAIEEQSVVTQDVAKNIVDVKQKSMESATGSAQIAMTAKEQAQLATSLQDIAKVFKI; translated from the coding sequence ATGAAATTTTCAGATGTATCGTTTAAGCATAAAATACTTATGTTGTTGGCTTTGCCTATGTTGGGTTTTTTGTGGTTGAGTTTTTCTTCTATCTCCCAAAGTATTGAAACTCGTAAAGAGATGTCTACGTTAACAGAATTAACGCACCTATCTGTGGAGTACAGCGAATTAGTGCATGAATTACAAAAAGAACGGGGTATGACAGCAGGCTTTATTGGTTCTAACGGCAGCAAGTTTAGCGTTAAATTACGTAAACAACGTGCAGATACGGACGCGAAGCAAGCTAAAATGATGCGTTTTTGGCAACAAAATGAATTTTCAGATAACCAAATCCAGCAACTCCACATGAGAATTACACAAGATTTATCTATGCTTACTAGTATTCGTAACAAAGTTGATGCACAAAATATTGAGTTAGCATCGGCGTTACGTTATTATACACAATTGAATGCCAAGTTGTTAAGTGTCTCTGGTTTAATCGTAGATATAAGTAGTGATGCTAGTATCACCGCAGAAACAATTGCTTACTATAATTTTTTACAAGGTAAAGAGCGTGTTGGAATAGAACGTGCGGTGTTAAGCAATGTGTTTTCTAAAGATCATTTTGCGACAGATAATTTTGTTAAATTTATTTCATTAGTGGTTGAGCAAGAAACCTATTTTTTAAATTTTAAAACATTTGCAACAAGCAGTAATAACAATTTTTTTGTTCAGCAGTTAAATACCCCAGCAGTGAAAGAAGTCATGAAGCTAAGACATATCGCCGAGACTAATTCGACGGAGTTTAATGTTGATGCCGAATATTGGTTTAGCCAAGCCAGTGCGCGTATTGGCCAATTGAAGCTGATCGAAGACGATCTTGAACGCTCGTTATTAACACTCGCTGATAATCATCGTAATAGTGCTGTTACAGTTTTGATGATGAACGTCGTGTTTAGTGTGCTGATTATAGTTATTGTTGTTGTGATTAGCTTTATTACTATTCGAGATTTAATGTCGAGAGTAAATGAGTTAATGGATGTGATGACCGAAGTGCGTGACAATAATGATTTAACTGTTCAAACTAAACTGGCGGGTGAGAGTGAGTTAGGACAAATAGCTTCAGCACTGAATCTTACGTTATCTGAATTTGCGGGTGCGATGGATAACATTTCAACATCAAGTATTACGCTTGCATCTGCGGCAGAAGAAACAGCGCAAACGTGTGACTACAGTTCAAAGTCGCTAGCTGAGCAGCAAGATGGGATTAGCTTGATTGCTACCGCGATTGAAGAGTTGTCTGCAACGGTAAAAGAAGTGGCGCAGAATACGCAGTTGACAGCGGATTCTGCGAAAGAAGTGGATACGCAAGCGGTAAGCGGTTTTGAGATCGTACAACAATCATCATTGTCTATTGAAGGTTTAGCCTGTGAGATTGATAGCTTAGCACAGCGTATTACTAACCTGCATACGAGCAGTAATAACATTACTAATATGGTCGATGTGATCAAATCGGTTGCAGACCAAACTAATTTATTAGCGTTAAATGCGGCGATTGAAGCGGCGCGAGCAGGGGAACAAGGACGTGGTTTTGCTGTCGTAGCTGATGAAGTGAGAACATTAGCCAAGCGTACCCAAGAGTCAACCGCAGAGATTGAAAGTTTTATTAGTGCGTTACAAGCGGATGCTGATGCTGCGTTTAATGTGATTGAAGTAAGCCAAACAAAAGCGTCTGAAGCAGTTAGTAATTCGCAAGACGTGGCTAAAACATTACAGGATATAACAGCATCTGTTAACCAGATATTCTCAATGACTGAGCAGATTGCAACAGCGATTGAAGAACAATCAGTGGTTACTCAAGATGTTGCTAAAAATATTGTTGATGTAAAACAAAAATCGATGGAATCAGCAACTGGTTCTGCGCAAATAGCAATGACAGCAAAAGAGCAAGCTCAGTTAGCCACGTCATTACAGGATATTGCTAAAGTATTTAAAATATAA